A window of the Leucothrix mucor DSM 2157 genome harbors these coding sequences:
- a CDS encoding YggT family protein, with the protein MSVIQQIGLFLVETLLSLYITAVILRFLLGYARADFYNPLSQFLVKITNPVLVPMRRFIPSMGKLDTSAVVLAYALTVVKMLLMLAIVGQSANVFGVLIIALRDLLNGVIWVYIIALILMAVISWIGSANGNPVVPLINSLTAPLLAPIRRVMPPVGMLDLSPMVAMLGLYILQIILSGLF; encoded by the coding sequence ATGTCAGTCATTCAGCAAATCGGTCTTTTTCTGGTCGAAACCTTGCTATCGCTGTATATCACAGCGGTCATCTTACGGTTTTTACTGGGGTATGCGCGGGCCGATTTTTATAATCCCTTATCTCAGTTTCTGGTTAAGATTACCAATCCGGTACTGGTTCCCATGCGCCGTTTTATTCCGTCGATGGGTAAGCTGGATACCTCAGCGGTGGTGCTGGCCTATGCGCTGACAGTGGTTAAAATGCTGCTAATGCTGGCAATTGTCGGGCAGAGCGCGAATGTATTTGGTGTGTTGATTATCGCGCTGCGTGATCTGCTAAATGGCGTGATCTGGGTTTATATTATCGCTTTGATCCTGATGGCGGTGATTAGCTGGATTGGTAGCGCAAATGGTAATCCGGTTGTGCCTTTGATCAATAGTCTGACTGCACCGTTGCTGGCTCCAATCCGTCGGGTAATGCCGCCGGTTGGTATGCTGGACCTATCGCCGATGGTGGCAATGTTGGGTTTATATATCCTACAGATTATTCTAAGCGGACTGTTTTAA
- the proC gene encoding pyrroline-5-carboxylate reductase produces the protein MKTQITFIGAGNMARSLIAGLVEDNAAVEVTVSDPTEDQLDMIRGKWPACHTTTDNLNAISNAQVIILAVKPQVMQAVCESLAETVQKKKPLIISIAAGVSESSLSRWLGGLLPVVRCMPNTPALVQSGMTGLYANANVSDEQRSLAESIMRAVGMTLWFDDEEKLHAVTAISGSGPAYFFLVMEAMQASAERFGLTKEESRLLVVQTAFGAAKLALESPDDAGELRVKVTSKGGTTEAAIAQLQGAGLEDIFDKALQAAALRSVALSGSKTAIEKS, from the coding sequence ATGAAAACACAAATTACGTTTATTGGTGCCGGAAACATGGCGCGCAGCCTGATTGCCGGTTTAGTAGAAGATAACGCCGCGGTTGAAGTGACCGTCTCCGATCCGACTGAAGATCAGTTGGATATGATTCGTGGTAAATGGCCCGCTTGTCATACCACGACCGATAACTTGAATGCGATTAGCAATGCGCAAGTCATTATCCTGGCGGTCAAGCCACAGGTCATGCAAGCCGTGTGCGAAAGCTTGGCGGAAACCGTACAAAAGAAAAAGCCGTTAATTATCTCGATTGCAGCGGGTGTCAGTGAGTCTAGCTTAAGCCGTTGGTTGGGTGGTTTATTGCCGGTTGTGCGTTGCATGCCGAATACGCCTGCCTTAGTACAGTCCGGCATGACAGGTTTATATGCAAACGCTAATGTCAGCGATGAACAGCGCAGTCTGGCTGAGAGCATTATGCGTGCTGTCGGTATGACCTTGTGGTTTGATGACGAAGAAAAACTGCATGCCGTGACTGCCATTTCAGGCTCTGGCCCAGCGTACTTTTTCTTGGTGATGGAAGCCATGCAAGCTTCGGCTGAGCGCTTTGGTTTAACCAAAGAAGAGTCGCGTTTACTGGTTGTGCAAACCGCTTTTGGTGCGGCTAAGTTAGCACTGGAAAGTCCGGATGATGCAGGCGAGTTACGCGTAAAAGTAACCTCTAAAGGTGGCACGACTGAAGCGGCTATCGCTCAGTTACAAGGTGCAGGTCTGGAAGACATTTTTGACAAAGCCCTGCAAGCCGCAGCGTTACGTTCTGTTGCACTGAGTGGTTCTAAAACCGCTATCGAAAAATCATAA
- a CDS encoding YggS family pyridoxal phosphate-dependent enzyme, protein MSKIPQNLQTIGAEIAQYSERYHRPAHSVRLLAVSKRHPADAIREAYDCGQRAFGENYAQEMLEKAEELSALEIEWHFIGPLQSNKTKDVAATAHWVHAIDRLKIARRLSEQRPSDLPALKVCLQVNVNDEASKSGVSVAELPELAAQVSELPGIKLRGLMAIPEATHDPVQQRANFAILAKAQADLNAAGYDLDTLSMGMSDDMEAAIAEGATMVRIGTAIFGARN, encoded by the coding sequence ATGTCTAAAATCCCTCAAAACCTTCAGACAATTGGCGCGGAGATTGCACAATACTCCGAACGCTATCACCGTCCCGCTCACAGTGTCCGGCTTTTGGCCGTGAGTAAACGCCACCCTGCAGATGCTATTCGCGAAGCTTATGATTGCGGTCAGCGTGCCTTCGGTGAGAATTATGCTCAGGAGATGTTGGAAAAGGCGGAGGAGTTGTCAGCGCTGGAAATTGAGTGGCACTTCATTGGTCCGCTGCAATCCAATAAAACCAAGGATGTCGCAGCAACTGCACATTGGGTACACGCTATTGATCGCTTGAAAATTGCCCGCAGATTAAGTGAACAACGCCCATCCGATTTGCCTGCGCTGAAGGTGTGTTTACAAGTGAATGTGAACGATGAAGCCAGTAAGTCTGGTGTGAGTGTTGCAGAGCTACCAGAGTTAGCCGCACAAGTGAGCGAATTGCCGGGTATTAAGTTGCGAGGCTTAATGGCGATTCCGGAAGCAACTCATGATCCCGTCCAGCAACGCGCCAACTTTGCGATATTAGCCAAAGCTCAGGCTGATTTAAATGCAGCGGGTTATGATTTGGATACCTTGTCAATGGGTATGAGTGACGATATGGAAGCCGCCATTGCTGAAGGCGCAACCATGGTTCGCATTGGAACGGCCATCTTTGGTGCCCGAAACTGA
- a CDS encoding type IV pilus twitching motility protein PilT — MDITQLLAFSVKNNASDLHISAGQPPIIRVDGDMRRVNLPILEHKDVHSMVYDIMNDKQRKDFEENWETDFSFEIPGVARFRVNAFNQNRGAGAVFRTIPSKILSLEDLNAPSIFKKITDNPRGLVLVTGPTGSGKSTTLAAMIDYKNKTDYGHILTLEDPIEFVHESKKCLVNQREVHRDTKSFEASLRSALREDPDTILVGEMRDLETIRLALTAAETGHLVFGTLHTTSAPKTIDRIVDVFPAAEKDMVRSMISESLQAIISQTLLKKTGGGRVAAHEILIGTRAIRSMIRENKIAQMKSTLQTSSGEGMQTLDQSLQKLMSQGLISREVAMSKADSAASI, encoded by the coding sequence ATGGATATTACACAACTGCTGGCATTTTCGGTAAAAAATAACGCGTCTGATCTGCACATTTCAGCAGGTCAACCTCCTATTATTCGTGTTGATGGCGACATGCGCCGCGTCAATCTACCCATTCTGGAACATAAAGATGTTCACAGCATGGTGTATGACATCATGAATGACAAACAACGTAAAGACTTTGAAGAAAACTGGGAAACTGACTTTTCCTTTGAGATTCCGGGTGTCGCACGCTTTCGTGTTAACGCATTTAACCAAAACCGTGGTGCGGGCGCCGTATTCAGAACCATCCCGAGTAAGATTCTCTCGCTGGAAGATTTGAATGCACCATCTATTTTTAAAAAGATCACAGATAACCCGCGTGGACTCGTACTAGTAACCGGCCCGACCGGCTCGGGTAAGTCGACCACGCTAGCCGCAATGATCGATTATAAAAACAAAACGGATTATGGCCATATTCTGACACTGGAAGATCCAATCGAATTTGTTCACGAGAGCAAAAAATGTCTGGTCAACCAACGAGAAGTGCATCGCGACACCAAGAGCTTTGAAGCCTCATTGCGCTCAGCGTTGCGTGAAGATCCGGATACTATTCTGGTTGGAGAGATGCGTGACCTTGAAACCATTCGCTTGGCGCTAACGGCAGCAGAAACCGGTCACTTAGTATTCGGTACGTTGCATACTACCAGCGCACCAAAAACCATTGACCGTATTGTGGATGTGTTCCCAGCAGCGGAAAAAGACATGGTTCGCTCAATGATTTCAGAATCCCTGCAAGCCATTATCTCGCAAACATTATTGAAGAAAACCGGCGGCGGACGTGTTGCCGCACATGAAATTCTAATCGGAACCCGAGCCATTCGCTCGATGATCCGTGAAAACAAAATTGCTCAAATGAAATCAACACTGCAAACCAGCTCTGGCGAAGGTATGCAGACATTAGATCAGTCATTGCAGAAGTTAATGTCCCAAGGCCTGATCTCCCGTGAAGTTGCTATGTCCAAAGCAGACAGCGCTGCATCCATCTAA
- a CDS encoding PilT/PilU family type 4a pilus ATPase, whose product MSGMDKEGAMAYVHSLLHNVLKQKGSDLFVTAGAPPSVKINGLMTPLSSQGLSEEQARMLVRSIMNDKQLRAFEEYMEGNFSISLPGSDRFRVNAFTQRGCSGMVLRHIPSEIPSFKKLGVPPVLKDITMATRGLVIMVGATGSGKSTTLASMVDLRNESTQGHIITIEDPIEFTHPHKKCLVTQREVGLDTDNYAIAMKNTLRQAPDVILVGEVRDREAMEYAISYAETGHLCLTTLHANSTNQAIDRIINFFPEERRPQLLMDLSLNLKAIVSQRLTRRRDGKGRFPAVEVMINTPMMADLILKGDISGMKELMAKSNQLGMCTFDQALFQMIDAGIISVQEGMRNADSINDLRLQLKLGSRNSKSNDFFKGTEELSIEAISDEAAL is encoded by the coding sequence ATGAGCGGTATGGATAAAGAAGGTGCAATGGCATATGTGCATAGCCTGCTACATAATGTCTTAAAACAAAAAGGCTCGGATCTGTTTGTGACCGCAGGCGCACCGCCTAGTGTCAAAATTAATGGCTTAATGACACCACTATCGAGCCAAGGCTTGAGCGAAGAGCAGGCAAGAATGTTGGTTCGTTCAATCATGAATGACAAACAACTGCGAGCGTTTGAAGAGTATATGGAAGGGAACTTTTCCATTAGCCTGCCCGGTTCCGACCGCTTTCGTGTGAATGCGTTTACGCAGCGTGGTTGCTCCGGCATGGTGTTGCGACATATTCCCAGTGAAATTCCGAGCTTTAAGAAGTTGGGCGTGCCGCCGGTATTGAAAGACATCACGATGGCAACGCGTGGCTTAGTGATTATGGTTGGTGCAACCGGCTCAGGTAAGTCGACCACCCTCGCCTCCATGGTTGATCTTCGAAATGAATCAACCCAAGGACATATCATCACGATTGAAGATCCGATCGAATTCACGCATCCCCATAAGAAATGCTTGGTGACTCAGCGAGAAGTTGGTTTGGATACCGACAACTACGCGATCGCCATGAAAAATACCCTGCGACAAGCACCGGATGTCATTCTGGTGGGAGAGGTACGTGATCGTGAAGCGATGGAGTATGCAATTTCCTATGCGGAAACCGGCCACCTATGCCTGACAACGTTGCACGCCAATAGCACCAACCAAGCCATTGACCGGATTATCAACTTCTTCCCGGAAGAGCGTCGCCCACAACTATTAATGGATTTATCGCTTAACCTAAAAGCCATTGTCTCACAGCGACTGACTCGTCGACGCGATGGCAAAGGTCGTTTCCCAGCCGTTGAAGTCATGATCAATACACCGATGATGGCAGACCTGATTCTGAAAGGTGACATCTCTGGTATGAAAGAGCTGATGGCCAAATCTAACCAGCTCGGCATGTGTACTTTTGACCAGGCACTCTTCCAAATGATTGATGCCGGAATTATCAGCGTGCAAGAAGGCATGCGTAATGCCGACTCCATCAACGACCTGCGCTTACAACTAAAACTCGGTAGCCGTAACTCTAAGAGTAATGACTTCTTTAAAGGCACTGAAGAGTTGTCGATCGAAGCAATTAGTGACGAGGCTGCCTTATGA
- a CDS encoding PilT/PilU family type 4a pilus ATPase, with product MSDPNQLQITAFLAAMVKHEASDLYLTTGARASIKVMGGFKHLTKESLKPGVVAALAKGMMSDVEWENFRTSKEMNKGMAIRDVGRFRLNAYHQRGEVSMVIRHVRSDILTPEQLGLPEVLKELVMKKDGLVLFVGSTGAGKSTSMASLIQYRNERHAGHILTIEDPIEFVFTHSKSIIGQREVGFDTLSYKNAMREAMREAPDVVMIGEVRDTETVDSAMGFADTGHLVITTLHATNTTQALDRLLYLFPPDQKQRILMDLSLNLRGIVAQRLIPDVNGKRVLASEVLVNTPFVAEIIRKGATHELAQIMEKGSTDGMHTFDQSLAMLCTTGRISKEEALSNATSKNNLEWRLNFEQKAGDDKPDSVASAPGSTALPTLEM from the coding sequence ATGAGCGATCCGAATCAGTTACAAATCACCGCATTTTTGGCGGCCATGGTTAAGCACGAAGCATCCGATTTATACCTTACGACGGGCGCACGAGCCTCCATCAAAGTCATGGGTGGCTTCAAACATCTCACTAAAGAATCACTAAAACCTGGCGTGGTGGCGGCTTTAGCCAAAGGCATGATGAGTGATGTCGAGTGGGAAAACTTCCGTACTAGCAAAGAAATGAACAAAGGCATGGCCATCCGCGATGTCGGCCGCTTTCGTTTAAATGCCTACCATCAGCGCGGTGAAGTATCGATGGTGATACGCCATGTACGCTCGGATATTTTAACGCCGGAGCAATTGGGATTACCTGAAGTCCTGAAAGAACTGGTGATGAAAAAAGACGGGCTAGTCTTGTTCGTCGGTTCAACCGGTGCCGGAAAGTCGACATCAATGGCTTCGCTAATTCAATATCGTAATGAGCGCCATGCCGGACATATCCTGACGATAGAAGACCCTATCGAGTTTGTATTTACTCACAGTAAATCGATTATCGGTCAGCGGGAAGTCGGGTTCGATACGTTATCCTATAAAAACGCAATGCGTGAGGCGATGCGCGAAGCACCCGATGTGGTGATGATTGGAGAGGTACGGGACACTGAAACAGTGGACTCTGCAATGGGCTTTGCAGATACCGGTCACTTAGTGATTACAACCCTGCATGCGACCAATACCACACAGGCGTTAGACCGTCTGCTGTACTTATTTCCACCCGATCAGAAGCAACGCATTCTGATGGATTTATCGCTTAATTTAAGGGGTATTGTGGCACAACGCTTGATTCCTGATGTTAATGGAAAACGGGTACTGGCGAGTGAAGTACTGGTTAACACACCATTCGTTGCGGAGATCATTCGTAAAGGTGCCACGCATGAGTTAGCACAAATCATGGAAAAGGGCTCAACGGACGGTATGCATACCTTTGACCAGTCTTTAGCGATGCTGTGCACCACGGGCAGAATCAGTAAAGAAGAGGCATTAAGTAACGCAACCTCCAAGAATAATCTGGAGTGGCGTCTTAACTTTGAACAAAAAGCTGGTGATGATAAGCCAGATTCGGTAGCCTCCGCGCCGGGCTCCACCGCATTGCCCACATTAGAAATGTAA
- a CDS encoding OmpA family protein → MQRNNLKKSAKSLLLISVISFTAACSNQSISIPGSQLFQQNEPDCVDKKTGKPIAGCKTENKPASKTTSAATPAENKRAPLILSADKPVATTETAPAAAKSADIDPNAKLVTQEPEPAVRTNAEPIEPVLDVAPTVTVIPAPAKVTTTSNVTLRRLTLSGGTTFQLNSSKLNKAGRDSLARLAGTLKAPDTTVTRILIEGHTDSSGNAAYNQSLSLKRANAVADYLAQQGIVRSSMETIGRGESQPIADNKTKAGRAQNRRVEITASGTRQSTR, encoded by the coding sequence ATGCAGCGTAATAATTTAAAAAAATCAGCAAAGTCACTCCTATTAATCAGTGTGATTAGCTTTACTGCAGCCTGTAGTAATCAATCTATTTCAATACCGGGTAGCCAACTCTTCCAGCAGAATGAGCCTGACTGTGTTGATAAAAAAACTGGCAAGCCAATCGCTGGCTGTAAAACAGAAAATAAACCCGCAAGCAAAACAACGTCTGCTGCCACTCCAGCTGAGAATAAACGTGCACCTCTGATTTTATCTGCCGATAAACCTGTAGCAACAACAGAAACGGCTCCAGCTGCCGCGAAGTCAGCGGATATTGACCCCAATGCCAAGCTAGTCACTCAAGAGCCTGAGCCAGCAGTTCGTACCAATGCAGAACCAATTGAACCAGTCCTTGATGTCGCGCCAACAGTGACGGTAATTCCAGCACCCGCTAAAGTAACGACCACTAGCAATGTTACCTTAAGACGCCTGACTCTAAGCGGTGGAACCACATTCCAACTCAATAGCTCAAAGCTTAATAAAGCTGGGCGCGATAGCCTTGCCCGTTTGGCAGGCACATTAAAAGCACCCGATACAACCGTGACGCGCATCCTCATTGAAGGGCATACCGATAGCAGCGGAAACGCCGCTTACAACCAGTCCTTATCACTTAAACGTGCCAATGCGGTTGCTGATTATCTGGCACAACAAGGCATCGTACGATCATCCATGGAAACGATTGGCCGAGGTGAAAGCCAGCCAATTGCGGACAACAAAACCAAAGCAGGTCGTGCGCAAAACCGTCGGGTTGAAATCACCGCCAGTGGAACCAGACAGAGTACCCGCTAA
- a CDS encoding primosomal protein N': protein MPNTSRVVRVAIPRPLYQAFDYQCDIDPLPGPGYRVRVPLGNRFSMVGIVLESAIDSEFDKLKPIEAVLDEEPLFDKELLELLQWASLYYHHPIGEVLFTALPKRLREGRELVQNYRWVLNDTDTEAALKQLKRAARQRELFEKLQQHSLTEAQLSSQLGNKWNKPMQQLSEYGFAQRELINPDEQQRPAIEHPNQHLIHLTDEQEQSLTQLAEWQTESQVSPVLLHGITGSGKTEIYLRAIKSVLETGAQALLMIPEIGLTPQLFQRFCDFFPNQTVVALHSGLNDTQRAQSWQSAYTGEADVVVGTRSSVFCGFKKLGIIIIDEEHDASFKQQEGFRYHARDLAVKRARQLNIPILLGSATPALETLLNTERQRYHYLQLLQRPGTRQRPASIVLDIRATTLEAGVAPRLMKEVAAEIKDGNQVMLFLNRRGFAPVLMCNNCGWHAVCPACDTEMTYHAARHIVLCHHCGLQQRVGSDCPSCHHPQLNTQGHGTERVEHLLCSHFPDIPVVRVDRDTTSRKGEMARKLDIVRSGEPVILIGTQMLTKGHDFPNLTLVGILDIDQALFSTDYRAQEHLAQQIVQVSGRAGRGDKPGRVFLQTSQPQHPMLNQLITQGYRAVAQQILYERKAWHYPPYGFQALVRANAPEFEVGLHFLQTLRDDIESLPDIQSEGVMLLGPMPSPMEKRANRYRYQLLISAQRRSSLHCFLDQLISVLRQQKKTKDLRYTVDVDPTNFM from the coding sequence ATGCCCAATACATCCAGAGTAGTCCGAGTCGCTATTCCCCGACCGCTCTATCAAGCTTTTGATTATCAATGTGATATTGATCCACTACCCGGCCCTGGCTACCGGGTACGGGTTCCTTTGGGCAACCGTTTTAGCATGGTTGGCATCGTGCTGGAATCTGCCATCGACAGTGAGTTTGATAAGCTAAAGCCAATTGAGGCAGTCCTGGATGAGGAACCATTATTTGATAAGGAACTGCTGGAGCTGTTGCAATGGGCCAGCCTCTATTATCACCACCCGATTGGTGAAGTTCTGTTTACCGCCCTACCAAAACGCTTGCGTGAAGGTCGGGAGCTAGTTCAAAACTATCGTTGGGTGCTGAATGATACCGACACGGAAGCTGCGTTAAAACAACTCAAACGTGCCGCCAGACAGCGCGAGCTATTCGAAAAGCTACAACAACATAGTTTGACCGAAGCACAACTAAGCAGCCAATTGGGCAACAAGTGGAATAAGCCCATGCAACAGCTGTCGGAATATGGCTTTGCACAGCGTGAGCTGATCAATCCAGATGAGCAGCAGCGCCCTGCGATTGAACACCCAAATCAACACCTGATTCACTTAACGGATGAGCAAGAGCAGAGTCTGACGCAACTGGCTGAATGGCAGACCGAGTCACAAGTCAGTCCTGTTTTGCTACACGGCATTACCGGCAGCGGCAAAACAGAAATCTATTTGCGAGCGATTAAATCGGTACTGGAAACCGGCGCTCAGGCTTTGTTGATGATTCCGGAAATCGGCCTAACCCCTCAGCTGTTTCAGCGGTTTTGTGACTTCTTTCCGAATCAAACAGTGGTCGCCCTACACTCTGGATTGAATGACACCCAACGTGCTCAAAGCTGGCAAAGTGCCTATACCGGCGAAGCGGATGTGGTAGTCGGCACCCGATCCTCTGTATTTTGCGGCTTTAAAAAGCTTGGTATTATCATTATTGATGAGGAACACGACGCTTCATTTAAACAGCAAGAAGGCTTTCGGTATCACGCCAGAGATTTAGCTGTGAAACGTGCCCGCCAATTAAATATTCCCATTTTACTGGGAAGCGCCACTCCAGCGCTGGAAACCCTGCTCAATACCGAGCGCCAGCGTTATCACTATTTACAGCTACTCCAGCGACCAGGCACTCGGCAACGCCCTGCAAGTATTGTGCTGGATATTCGGGCGACAACGCTGGAAGCCGGAGTTGCGCCACGCTTGATGAAAGAAGTTGCTGCCGAGATTAAAGATGGCAATCAGGTGATGTTATTTCTGAATCGGCGGGGGTTTGCGCCGGTACTAATGTGTAACAACTGTGGCTGGCATGCGGTGTGCCCTGCTTGTGATACCGAAATGACTTACCACGCTGCGCGCCATATTGTGCTTTGTCATCATTGCGGTCTTCAGCAACGCGTGGGCTCCGACTGCCCTTCTTGCCATCACCCTCAGCTCAATACTCAGGGACATGGAACAGAACGCGTAGAGCATCTGTTATGTTCTCATTTTCCAGATATACCCGTGGTTAGGGTTGATCGTGATACGACTAGCCGCAAGGGTGAAATGGCGCGCAAGCTAGATATCGTCCGATCTGGTGAACCTGTAATCCTGATCGGTACACAAATGCTAACAAAGGGGCATGATTTTCCAAACCTGACTTTGGTCGGTATTTTGGATATAGATCAAGCACTTTTTAGCACAGACTATCGTGCACAGGAACATTTGGCACAACAGATTGTCCAAGTGAGTGGACGAGCTGGTAGAGGGGATAAACCGGGTCGGGTCTTTTTACAGACCAGTCAGCCTCAACATCCGATGTTGAATCAGCTGATTACTCAGGGCTATCGCGCTGTTGCGCAGCAGATTTTGTATGAGCGCAAGGCGTGGCACTACCCTCCGTATGGTTTTCAAGCGTTAGTCCGGGCAAATGCACCGGAGTTCGAAGTGGGGCTACACTTTCTGCAAACGCTCAGGGATGATATTGAAAGCTTACCTGATATTCAGTCTGAAGGGGTGATGTTACTCGGACCGATGCCATCTCCCATGGAAAAACGTGCTAACCGTTATCGCTATCAATTGTTGATTAGTGCGCAGCGCCGATCATCGCTACATTGCTTTCTGGATCAATTAATTAGCGTATTACGGCAGCAGAAAAAAACGAAAGACCTTCGCTATACAGTTGATGTTGATCCTACAAACTTTATGTAA
- a CDS encoding SPOR domain-containing protein: protein MQKDFKNAKPVDSGYKMGMVWMLAGVFMGLLVGLSMYFYANRNAPLFASASTAIADKDPSELSREERILLANAQNTDALVGKETAEGVVPLPASLQEPAPKERAVFSFHAVLPSIDMPVSPRPVALTQAAMDAAAPQREAVSGDFIIQVASFRTPKQADQSRSKLHGRGVTSRVEEFSSKGKTWYRVLAGPIAEVQLQDWKTQIVGLGYDPLVRKVR, encoded by the coding sequence ATGCAAAAAGACTTTAAAAACGCAAAGCCTGTTGATTCAGGTTATAAAATGGGCATGGTTTGGATGCTTGCAGGTGTCTTCATGGGCTTGCTTGTGGGCTTAAGCATGTACTTCTACGCCAACCGCAATGCTCCCCTATTCGCTAGCGCGAGTACGGCGATCGCCGACAAAGATCCGTCGGAGCTGAGCCGCGAAGAAAGAATTTTATTGGCCAACGCTCAGAATACTGATGCGTTAGTTGGCAAAGAAACTGCGGAAGGTGTCGTCCCCCTACCGGCTTCTTTGCAAGAGCCAGCGCCGAAAGAGCGAGCGGTGTTTAGCTTTCATGCGGTACTTCCGAGTATCGATATGCCAGTTAGCCCTCGTCCGGTAGCACTGACTCAAGCGGCAATGGATGCTGCAGCTCCGCAACGCGAAGCGGTTAGTGGTGACTTTATTATTCAAGTTGCGTCCTTCCGTACACCAAAGCAAGCTGATCAATCCAGAAGCAAATTGCACGGCCGCGGCGTGACTTCACGCGTTGAAGAATTCTCCAGCAAAGGCAAGACTTGGTATCGTGTTCTGGCTGGCCCAATCGCCGAAGTACAGCTTCAGGATTGGAAAACACAGATCGTCGGCTTAGGCTATGACCCGCTTGTCAGAAAGGTCAGATAG
- a CDS encoding GGDEF domain-containing protein → MSSNTVQSGVMTEIKQEQVTTLYRRTSLSFWGNLILIAIVSLMFFNVHNSDGSTNPYFIVWLASLVLLCFYRFHVCRQFNPGSYYEPGKIVLWANKYILITTIINTIWGASGIILLSSNLAEQALLALILFSVLLFSVSVLAISRLSFAIQVLAVLVPLLISLIATSTHQGQHLLAFGIAILATTLFVVSDYIHTMLIELRDTQASLSRQANSDALTQIANRRYFDQTFKNEWRRTLRDELPISMLLVDIDNFKQFNELQGERAGDKCLKAIASCMEVVTRRPGDLAARYSGEEFAVLLPNTTMENAVMLAEKLRSKVEMLQLPHPGSSYNVVTVSIGVSCCAPRTDAEKADDAEEEVMYPAMLMNAADNAMFLAKQQGQNRIAEQKCGEQRLAQVLQKYAAKEASRT, encoded by the coding sequence GTGAGTAGTAACACCGTCCAGTCGGGGGTAATGACGGAAATTAAGCAAGAACAAGTCACTACCTTATATCGACGCACTTCTCTCAGCTTCTGGGGCAACCTGATACTGATAGCGATCGTGTCGCTAATGTTCTTTAATGTCCACAATTCCGACGGCAGCACTAATCCTTATTTCATTGTCTGGCTAGCTTCGCTGGTTCTGCTGTGCTTTTACCGTTTTCATGTCTGTCGACAGTTTAATCCCGGTAGTTACTACGAGCCCGGTAAAATTGTGCTGTGGGCCAATAAATACATCCTGATTACCACCATTATCAATACCATCTGGGGCGCCTCGGGTATTATCCTGTTGTCCTCAAATCTAGCCGAGCAAGCCCTGCTCGCGTTAATATTGTTTAGTGTGCTGTTGTTCTCTGTCTCAGTTCTAGCGATTTCACGGCTATCATTTGCAATTCAAGTGTTAGCGGTACTCGTGCCTCTGTTGATCTCTTTGATTGCCACATCAACTCATCAAGGCCAACACTTACTGGCCTTCGGTATTGCGATTTTAGCGACGACCTTGTTTGTCGTTTCTGACTACATTCATACCATGTTGATTGAGCTGCGTGATACACAAGCATCGCTTAGCCGTCAGGCCAACTCCGATGCCTTGACTCAAATTGCCAACCGTCGTTACTTCGACCAAACGTTTAAAAATGAATGGCGTCGTACATTACGTGATGAACTACCGATTTCGATGCTGTTAGTTGATATTGATAACTTCAAACAGTTTAATGAACTGCAAGGTGAGCGCGCAGGTGATAAATGCCTGAAAGCAATCGCGTCATGCATGGAAGTAGTTACTCGTCGTCCGGGCGATTTAGCTGCGCGTTACAGTGGGGAAGAGTTTGCGGTTTTACTGCCGAACACCACCATGGAAAATGCGGTTATGCTAGCTGAAAAACTTCGCTCTAAAGTAGAGATGTTACAGCTCCCTCACCCCGGTTCTTCTTATAATGTCGTTACTGTTAGTATCGGTGTTTCCTGCTGTGCACCTCGCACCGACGCCGAAAAAGCGGATGACGCTGAAGAGGAAGTGATGTACCCTGCGATGCTCATGAATGCCGCTGATAATGCGATGTTCCTAGCTAAACAGCAGGGACAAAACCGAATTGCAGAACAGAAGTGCGGCGAACAACGTCTTGCCCAAGTACTGCAAAAATATGCCGCAAAAGAAGCTTCAAGAACTTAA